A region from the Fusarium graminearum PH-1 chromosome 4, whole genome shotgun sequence genome encodes:
- a CDS encoding glycogen synthase produces MSSGGEQTRDIKNHLLFEIATEVAHRVGGIYSVIKSKAPVTTAEYGDRYTLIGPLNHQSAAVEVEEMEPTNPEIAATIQSMRDRGVHIVYGRWLIEGAPRVILIDTKTAYGRMDEWKADLWEAASIPSPPGDDETNEAIVFGYLVAWFLGEFVCHEKKKAVIAHFHEWLAGVALPLCKRRRIDVTTIFTTHATLLGRYLCAGSVDFYNNLQWFDVDAEAGKRGIYHRYCIERAAAHACDVFTTVSHITAFESEHLLKRKPDGVLPNGLNVTKFSAVHEFQNLHQQAKEKIHDFVRGHFYGHYDFDVDNTLYLFTAGRYEFRNKGVDMFIESLARLNHRLKASGSKITVVAFIIMPAQTTSLTVEALKGQAVIKSLRDTTHVIEQSIGRRLFERSLKWHEGEPLPDEKELISAQDRVLLRRRLFAMKRHGLPPIVTHNMLNDHEDPVLNQIRRVQLFNHPTDRVKVIFHPEFLNSANPVLPLDYDDFVRGCHLGVFSSYYEPWGYTPAECTVMGVPSITTNLSGFGCYMEELIENSSDYGIYIVDRRTKGVDDSVNQLTSFMFDFCGKSRRQRINQRNRTERLSDLLDWKRMGMEYVKARQLALRRAYPNSFVGDEEEEDFIPGVEQKISRPFSVPGSPRDRTGMMTPGDFASLQEGREGLNTEDYVAWKLPEEEDPEEYPFPLTLRKQPAPPSPSETVPVNGTQ; encoded by the exons ATGAGTTCCGGAGGCGAGCAAACTCgcgacatcaagaaccacCTTCTCTTTGAGATTGCTACTGAAGTAGCTCATCGAG TCGGTGGTATCTACTCTGTTATCAAGTCCAAAGCTCCTGTGACAACAGCTGAATATGGCGACCGCTATACGCTCATTGGTCCTCTCAACCACCAATCG GCCGCTGTCGAAgtggaagagatggagcCCACCAACCCAGAGATTGCTGCTACCATACAGTCCATGAGAGACAGAGGAGTCCACATTGTCTATGGACGCTGGTTGATCGAGGGAGCTCCCAGAGTTATTCTCATCGACACCAAGACTGCCTATGGCCGTATGGATGAGTGGAAGGCCGATTTGTGGGAAGCCGCGAGCATCCCCTCACCACccggtgatgatgagacCAATGAAGCCATCGTTTTCGGTTATCTGGTTGCATGGTTCCTGGGCGAG TTCGTCTGccacgagaagaagaaggctgttATTGCTCACTTCCACGAGTGGCTTGCTGGCGTTGCCCTGCCCCTCTGCAAGAGGCGCCGCATCGATGTTACGACGATCTTTACCACACACGCTACTCTTCTCGGCCGATACCTTTGCGCCGGCTCCGTGGACTTTTACAACAACTTGCAGTGGTTCGATGTCGACGCTGAAGCTGGCAAGCGTGGTATATACCACAGATACTGTATTGAGCGAGCCGCCGCACATGCTTGCGATGTTTTCACCACTGTTTCTCATATCACAGCTTTTGAGTCTGAGCATCTGTTGAAGCGAAAGCCCGATGGCGTTCTGCCGAATGGTCTCAACGTCACAAAGTTCTCTGCTGTTCACGAGTTCCAGAACCTGCACCAGCAGGCAAAGGAGAAGATCCACGACTTTGTCCGCGGACATTTCTATGGCCACTACGACTTCGATGTTGATAACACACTCTATCTTTTCACTGCTGGTCGTTACGAGTTCAGGAATAAGGGTGTTGACATGTTTATTGAGTCTCTGGCACGACTGAACCACCGTCTCAAGGCCTCTGGAAGCAAGATCACTGTTGTggccttcatcatcatgcctgcTCAGACCACCTCACTCACTGTCGAGGCGCTCAAGGGCCAGGCAGTTATCAAGTCCCTGCGCGACACCACACACGTTATCGAGCAGAGCATTGGACGTCGCCTCTTTGAGCGCTCCCTCAAGTGGCACGAGGGTGAACCTCTGCccgatgagaaggagcttaTCTCTGCCCAGGACAGAGTTCTGCTTCGTCGTCGCCTCTTTGCCATGAAGCGCCACGGACTTCCCCCAATTGTCACCCATAACATGCTCAACGATCATGAGGATCCCGTTCTCAACCAGATCCGCCGTGTGCAGCTTTTCAACCACCCTACCGATCGCGTCAAGGTTATCTTCCACCCTGAGTTCCTCAACTCTGCCAACCCCGTCCTTCCTCTCGACTACGACGACTTTGTTCGAGGTTGCCATTTGGGTGTCTTCTCTTCCTACTATGAGCCTTGGGGTTACACTCCCGCCGAATGTACCGTCATGGGTGTGCCCAGCATTACCACCAACCTTTCTGGTTTCGGATGCTACATGGAGGAGCTTATTGAGAACTCGAGCGACTATGGTATCTACATTGTTGATCGACGAACCAAGGGTGTTGACGATTCCGTCAACCAGCTCACTTCATTCATGTTTGACTTCTGTGGAAAGAGCCGACGTCAACGCATCAACCAGCGAAACCGAACCGAGCGTCTTAGTGATCTTCTCGACTGGAAGCGAATGGGTATGGAGTATGTCAAGGCTCGCCAACTGGCTCTTCGCCGTGCCTATCCGAACTCTTTCGtcggcgacgaggaggaggaggacttCATCCCTGGTGTTGAGCAGAAGATTTCTCGACCCTTCTCTGTTCCCGGCTCGCCACGGGATCGCACTGGCATGATGACTCCTGGAGACTTTGCCAGTCTGCAAGAAGGTCGCGAGGGCCTGAACACCGAGGACTATGTTGCCTGGAAGCTTCC tgaagaagaggacccCGAAGAGTACCCCTTCCCTCTGACACTTCGAAAGCAGCCCGCGCCACCTAGCCCCTCAGAGACCGTACCGGTGAACGGAACCCAGTAG